A region of the Primulina eburnea isolate SZY01 chromosome 7, ASM2296580v1, whole genome shotgun sequence genome:
TCTATAGGCTAATATAATACTTGAAAGTTCTAAAATTTTGATCGACCAAATCTTTTTCCATGATAAATGATGAACCCCACCGTACCAAGAAAACAATAACAGAGCTCGCTGCACATACATAGGAGTTGCTGAGTAGGTGGGCGAAAGACAGGAAAATAACAAATACATTGGCAAACAAACTGCTTGCTGCGTAGCATTGAACACCAAAATATATACATtacagaaaaagaaaaatagataTTTTTCTCCACTTATACAGCAAAGCACATTAAGCTACACTTGGGGCTCAACAACAAAATTCATGCATCTCATGTCAAAAATACAAAAATCAGTCTAATTCAAATACAAATCAATGGACATGCAATATCATCCATAAAACTATCGATTTTCAAGTTTATCACATTCCATTTACGGGGAGCATAATTCCGGAAAAAAGCTGCAATATATTAACAACAGAAAACCATCAATTACTTCACTTGCAGCTATAGAGGAGATAGAAACAGAATTTTCTGAAGGCCATTGAAGACATCACAGGTTTAAGGAGAGACATCCACATTATCCTGACAGTCCTTTGGTTCAGATCGAGTCATCAGTGTCATCAGAATCACTCCCATCAGGCTCCACACCAATCGACCCAGCTTCAGGCACAACGGGCTTTGCTAAAGGTGCAGCAGTTGATTTCTTACTTGCACTACGGGCATTTTCATAATATTCATCTTGCTCAGCCATTTCAACACGTAATCAAAAGGTCAAGGAGTGCGGAAATAGAGTCGTCAACTCACAAGCATTTAATGAAACATAGCATCCCAATTTTGGTGACTTACAGGGATTAATAGAGTTCTTTGTTACCAAAGGCTCTAAactaaaaaaaaagaatttgatAAGTACACTATAATAAAAAGGTGTTTGTCCATATGATGGATTCTGGAGATTTACAACTAGAGAATCAAAATCTACATAACTAGACTTTTCAAAAGAAACTGGTGATGAGTATTTTGGTATATGATTTGGGTTTTCCTTACACCACAGTAACTTTCCAGGAACTCATGCACTCGTGCAATCATCATGCCCAAAAACCCGCACACCGCAAAAAGACACAGAACACAAACACAAACATAAACAAAGAGAGAAGTAGAGAGAgtgtgtaaaaaaatatataggaTATCAATATTCTCAACTGTTCCACCAGCCATGATTTTCTGTAAATCTTTCTCTACACGACGTACAACCTCAGGCTGCAAAATGTAAACAGAGACATAgcacaaaattaaaaaataatggtTCACAAACACGTTGtacaaataatttaaaatttaaatttgtatatatCGGATAAGAATAATTTAGGTGATCAGATAGGATTTTTTATTCTCTATTTTTGAAACAATAGGATTTTTATATCCCCTAATTATTGGAATGTAAATCCCCATTGTACTCTATACAATGTGTCATATGTTCAACAATTCCTCTCCTTTGACTTCTACAATGTAAACTAGAATCAAGCTACGACAATGTTAAATAATTAACAAAAGCTTATAGAACACCtagtaatgaaactctatggtCTGTTTCAGGAAAAAACTTAATATAAAGCGGcagataaaatttaaattggCTTAAAGTTACTAGCACATTTAAATCTGGCTCTCTGCGGAATCTTCTCATCCGAGCATCCCTCATTGGTTGTGTAAGGCCATGTCTGTGCTCTAATGATTCAGGAATATTGTCGTTGTCCTCTCTCACCATTATCATCTGCACAACTCTCTATAGTTAACAAACCTAATCACAGCTAAAGCAGACAAGATTGATAACTAATAAGGAGAAGTACACCTACTTGACCAATGTCTGCAGTTTTGATCAACACATTGTCGTCATAAGTCTTATATGATTCCACAACAGTGAGAAGATCCAAGAGAGAAGCAGGGAATTGGTCATTTCCTATAATGAATTTGCCAGTCCTTCCATCCTCTGACATAAAGATAAGCCATATAGCAGCAAACCAATTGATATAACATTAAATTCGAATTCAATGGTACTCTGTAAACATCCCCAAAGTTTCCTTTATAAACCAGGAATTACTAATCAGCAAAAAGGGTTGGTCATTTTGCTAGTTACTCCTCGAAGGCTTGGTTATTGGTAAAATATGAGAGTGACATAGATTCCCAAAAAGAGAGTTCATTCGGAAAGAGTTAATTTTTTAGGACACTAGTAAATACTTCACGGGTGGTATGAAATGACATCTGTAAAATAATCAACCAGTTTTCATTTGTAAATGCATTTTCATTTCAGCAAATATATTGGCATGTGAAAACAGCGATAAAACTGAAAGAAGATTATAACAAAAAGGATTTAGATGACCACCATATTTTGAAGACAAGGATGACATTAGCGGTAAATTTCCAGGAtggattattaaaaataaaaaaaaatattatgaaaagAACCATTAGTTGAAAGCTAAAAAGCGAAAATAAATCATTCTACTTCTTCTTTTTTTGTGCTTGAAGAATGACCAATAGCAAGCAGGATGAGTAAATGACCAACTCACTAAAATAATTGCAATAGAAGGAAAACGTCTTTTACCTCAAAGAGCTATGAAATCATTTCATTTTACATTTCTTTCAATCCCATCTAAGACAAATGACTCTATAAATGAAATGCATAGTTCAACTTATAGGAAACACGAGATCTAATCGAAATGCATTGTAGAGGCCCGAAAATtcatgcttgaaaatttgcggaaaaattaaaaattttcttttaaactaaatgaagtatcaaattcataaaataaactgttaaataatgttaatgtttaaaaatagcagcggaagaatttaatgtttgcaaagtaacaatttaaaataattcaacaagagataaaatgtttgagcataaaaaaatcgtaagtgctgaaaatgaggtcctcgggttccactactgtcGACTCGAGCTGGCttactggtccccgccctcggtcctgatatcatcagtacctacaacaatcaagtctagggagtctaaagactcagcatgcatatatcgtaaataacaagtaaataatatagtaaaatttgcatgggataaaaatatcatgtcatgaggcataatgtgaaaataacttgtcatgagcaattataatacgtgcataactgaactgaaaatcatagtgaaaatgtttgctccttggagccctgtcatgaaataacttgtaataattttctggtgagattatggtctacgcatgtggtccctgaactgaactgaccggtaactggcgaccgggcctgtaactggcgacaggacttagtaatgtacgtctgataagactactgccacagtactgagtgaaacaactgaactgaccggtaactgacgatcgGGCCTGTAACTGGCGACAGGACTTAGTAATACTCTcataaccggtaactgacgaccggaccggtaactggcgaccggatttaatcatgatagtaaagtgaccacaaacaatatcgcataaatctcaaaatgaatatttttgcacgtaatataattagataacatcattaaatatgaacaatttcgatcttcttgcatcaaaatcatgtacttgcgatatttaaaaatacctatatggcttgattgaagagtgaaagaagatatatacatgccttggttttgttttgacagaaaacaaacaaaataacgacgcggcgcggcggagacggaatgctcttcactttctcactttttccctcttaattcctttaaaccaagcatgcaccataattattataatagcgtaaaaatcgtaaacgtgatgcatgaacatttaaaaatatcatgatttgtgctcagggcgctgccaggaccaaaaccTCACCcctggtgcaaaatgaccattttgtccctggaatcccaaaaattatcgtttcaaccctggacttctaaaattgacccgaagcttagcAGACtctttaaaatgtcccaaaacatatttaaaactattcttagacgtaaactcgagctaaATCCATAATTTAACTGATTCGTTTCAAAACTTAGAccgaggtcccggttttaacccgaatcgactcgaaaacttaaccaaattttccCAACTTTCTACCACAGTTATTATACATTTAAAAAGGCCCTAAAACCTCACAAACCAGCCCTTAAACTTTCGAAAAATAACCTGGACCGCgactgaaaagaaaatcaagcaACCCCACCAATTAAAACAAAAGATCCTAGGCACTAAATTTAGTTCTATCGGTCCCATCTTCCAAGCTAATTGGTACAGCACTTAAACACCCTTGCTGGACTCCAACCAAACTCACCAAGACCTCATGGACCAGCCCTAGCTGCCTTACTGATCATGGAACTCTCCCCAAGCAATCATTCGACAGTCCCCTTCCAAGAACAGCTACCCGAGCATTCGATCCGACCATGGTACGAGACCAGCTGTGCTCAGCCCCTCCTAACCCTTGACCAGACCCCACTGGACCTATTTGAGCCATGGATAACCCACCATGCAACCTACATCGTGAGCAAGACCACTAGGGACCGTAATCTCCACAACCGAGCTAGCCTACCCGACCCCGCACCTCGCGATCAACCCTCTGGACGTGACCAGCTGTGTATGGGCCACTGTGAACCACGTTTCAGGCCCTTTAGGGGCTGTACCATGGCTCGGTTCGGCCCCCTAGCAGCCGATCCTTCCCTCCTTGCCCGAACTAGCCCCACAGTTCACTACTCCCTTAAAACCCGATCGGTCCTCAAGCCACACCTCTAGATCTCATCTCTAACTCATATATCTCATCATCCATGACGTGTTGGTCACCCAAAACTCGTGGATCAGCAGCCCCCTTTCACAAAGATGCAAGAAAACGTGAGAGCATCAAAACATGCAAgttcatgtcaaaactttcAAAATATGATGCTTCATGAATGACCAACGAATTTGTCATGAAAAACCGAAAATAACAGCATatatcatagcatatatcatGGTGTAAATGATGAGAAAGGAGATACATAGCGTGCCTGATTAAATATTTGATGTACAAAGGCTCGAAGTGACACGAAGCTTGAGCTTGGAGGAAGAATGGAGCACCGAATCTTGCTGCTGTGGAATACCCAAAAGAGGAGGCTGATTGGAGGAGGGTGGGCGGCTGAATTAGGTTAGTGGGGTGCTAATGACTAGGTTTAGGTTAAATAGATAATTAGTGGCTTATTTATATAGGTAAGATTAGCTTATGGCCaaaatttgcattttaaaagttttaaaagggTTTTAAGCTCAACAAACTTAAAAGTAAGCtcattaaatccaaacgcactcccgaaaaatatttcgtgttgaaaagatttgaaatattagccgaacccttaaaaagtctccCGAATCGATAAAATTCGCGTATCGTTAAGAAttaaaatcatgcgggtaagaatacccaaaaattcccatttttgaaaaataaccttaaaaatattttaacttaatttataacaatagatcgtgtaataaaaataatttcttgaaaattctccggtctccgttcctcgatcaaacgtgaaatgcacctagaaatcctaatacgtgaacttttaaaatttcatgaattaaattcttccatgcatgaattatgcataaagtgcataaaaataattaaacataaattaatgaaataaacatgcatttaatgctttaaaacaattaaataaaataccaaagaagtttaataacttgcatgcatgccaactttttaaattatatttactaacatgctaaattaccacttcttaaataagtctttattaacttatatcaatactccatctccagtccggcctcacttattttactaaaaagataacaattaagctactgcgtaaaataaataaatttaaagaaaagaatttaaatactcataaaataaagatcattttaattttaaatactagaattatgcatggcttatacgcagtcccatttacgggttctacatgcATAGTCTCTAATCTCTAAAACATACAAAAAGTTAAATGGAGTATCAAGTCCAGTCTCCTAGAAAACATTAATAACCCACGCAGGCAAGGCCAAAATTCCACAACACTGACTTAGTCTTTAATTTTACAGGTTTCGAGTTCGTTTTCTAATGGAATTGTTAAAACCTGTAATTGTGATACCAATCCACAAAAAGAGTTTGGAAGCTTAAAAAATCACGATATTGGGCGAGGGTGAATAGAAGGTGAGTTACTGTGAGACCAACCCGAAAAGGATAAATCCATGGACTTGTCTTCGGAAGAAGAAGCGGGGTCATTCAACAGCCGCTCTATCCTCTCTGCAACAGGTGGCGGCACTCTGTGTATGAATTGCTCCTCCATTGCTGTTGTTTTACTCCTCTTGATCCCCACAACTGCTTAATTGACAATTAAATAGAAACAGTGGATTTCAGAAGCATTCAAACAATTTCAAACGGTAAGTTATAACGATTATCACAAATACA
Encoded here:
- the LOC140837373 gene encoding transcription initiation factor TFIID subunit 7-like translates to MEEQFIHRVPPPVAERIERLLNDPASSSEDKSMDLSFSEDGRTGKFIIGNDQFPASLLDLLTVVESYKTYDDNVLIKTADIGQMIMVREDNDNIPESLEHRHGLTQPMRDARMRRFRREPDLNPEVVRRVEKDLQKIMAGGTVENIGVEMAEQDEYYENARSASKKSTAAPLAKPVVPEAGSIGVEPDGSDSDDTDDSI